A stretch of DNA from Shewanella sediminis HAW-EB3:
CAACCGCTCCTTAATCTGCCCCTCTATGACTCGGGAGCCGATGAGTAACTTCATACCATCTACCGCGGCTTCATTAGGAAGAGGAAAAAGATAGCTGCCATTTAGCCATTCGCCGCTGAGATTTTTAAATGTCTGTTTCACCTTAACCCGATTCACCCACCCCGAAACCGTCATCTGAACTTCAGTTTCAAGGGGGAGCGACATCGATACTTGCGATCCGCCGTCCTGATCTGCCACTCGATAGACGAAGCTGCCCTGACTGAGCTCGGCATCAAATGATGCTTTCACATTCATCGATGGCAACAGCAATGCGCCTATAAGAAGGAGGAAGCCGAGAGCCCCCCGGTTGGGGGCTCCTTGACTGGTAGCCGATACCACATCAATTTTCATACGCATATTCCTTTATAATGAAAATCAATCTAATTGTTGGCAGTCAGTGCAGACCCTGTCGATAGCAGCTTGACGGTCACTCTTCGGTCGAAAAAGTCATTTTCGAAGCTCTGCTCTTCCGTCATCGGCGCGCTGGCCCCATAGGCCCTGAAGTCCAGGCGACTCTCATCTATCCCTTGATTGACCAGATAGGTTTTAACCTCGGCAACCCGCTGCTCAGATAAAGCCTGGTTATAGGTACTGTCCCCTCTCCTGTCGGCATATCCGGTCAAATCGAGTCTTAACTCGGGAGAAAGTGACATGGCATAGGCCACCTCATCGAGCTGCAATTTGAAGTGAGGGACAAGTTCAGATGATCCGGTTTTAAACTGTACATTCAAGCCCAACGAGAGTTCGGCGAGTTTTTGCTGATCTTCGGCTTTCAACTGGGCTAACTCATGTTGCGCCGAATCATATCGGTTCGATATTGCCATCAATGACCGATTCTCATCGCTGAGTTGATTCATTTTTGACTCCTGCATTGCCAGCTGCGCTTGCTGTGAGTAGAGCTCAGATTCATCACCGACTGACTTACCTATGATGGTGCCGGTAAATGCACCAATAATTGCCCCCACCGGACCGGCAACAACGGCGCCAAGCACAATCCCTGAGCTGAGTCCTATCAACTCTTCGTGATGCTGACGCTCTTCGCTTGTGTCCGATGCATAACTGACATTTGAAAGGGTTAAACTGCTGACAACCATTGCTGCGATAATCTGCTTCTTCATTTTGTTTTTCCTAATCTTGTTATTGACATAAATGAGTCGTCGACATCGGTAGTTCTTATCTCGACGCCGTTTCGATGTGTGTATTAAACAAGATGTAAATGTCGAAGGAAGGGATGAAAAATGGCATTACACATATGAATTGTGGCAAGAAAATGGCAATTGCCTTGGCTATCTTTTATCGCCCTGTTTTTCCTGTATAGTCACTGGCAATAAGACAAGGTATTCAGGCGTGCCACCGGTGAAACCTATAGCAATCGCAGAAGGTAAAGCGGTATTTCCAGAGCGTTGAATACCTATTACAACATCAAGGTTATTTTTAATGTCAATCAAACGTATTGCGATCGTAGAAGATGAAGCGGCTATCCGGGAGAATTATAAAGAGGTGCTGCAACAGCAAGGCTACAGTGTGCAAGCCTATCCCAACCGCCCCACTGCCATGCAGGCATTTTGTACCCGATTGCCGGATCTTGCGATTATCGATATCGGACTCGAGGATGAAATCGACGGCGGGTTCACCCTGTGTCAATCTCTGCGAGCCCTGTCCAGTAATCTGCCTATCATCTTCTTAACGGCCAGAGACAGTGACTTCGATACCGTGTGTGGCCTTCGTCTTGGCGCCGATGATTACTTGAGTAAAGACGTCAGTTTCCCGCACCTAATTGCCAGACTTGCGGCTCTTTTCAGACGCTCAGATCTTCAAGATGCTGCTCAGTCAGATGACAATTTACTCGAAAGAGATGCATTGACCATAGACGCTAACCGCATGCAAGTTTACTGGAATAACGTGCCAATCGAACTCACAGTCACCGAATTTTGGATGGTTCATGCCCTCGCAAAGCGACCCGGTCATGTTAAAAACCGTCAGGAGTTGATGCAGGAGGCGAAAATATTCGTCGATGACAGCACCATCACCTCCCATGTGAAGCGGATCCGAAAAAAATTCGTGGCTCAAGATGAGAAATTTGATTGCATAGATACCGTTTACGGCATGGGTTATCGCTGGGATCCCCAGGGGTAACCGATGGCAGACTCATCTAGATCAACCAGAGCGCCTGTGGACATATTTCCATCTATCTCAATTGAGCTAATCAAGCATGTTTAACCTCCCTGTAGGCCTTCGAACCAAGGTTGCGGTCCTCTCCCTTTTTCTGCTCTGCCTTCCCTGGCTGGGCTACCAATATGTATGGGAGATGGAGAAGTACCTGAGACACGGACAGGAAAAAACCCTCGAAGGCACGACACAGGCGCTGGCGACCGCCCTGCATGAGAGGCCAAAACTTTTTGACAGTCAGGCGAGCTTTTTAACTCAGGTTCAACAGGGGCGGGATCTCTATGCCTATCCACTGGCTGGCCCGATCCAGCTCGATGGTAAGTTGTCAGATTGGGCTCCCTATCGTCATAAAAGCATCGAGTATGGTAAAAACCATCAGATATTTAAAGCCGATCCTAATACTCCCTTAACCGTCAGCTTTACCCATATGGTGGGTAAGTATTCGGGTTACCTTTATAGCTTCTTCGAGGTCACAGATCCCAATGTCGTCTATCGCGGCAAAAACACATTACGAATCGATCAGAACGATCACCTCACCATAGCCACACTCGCCCCCGACGGTGTATTTAAACGTTACATCATATCGACCATTAAGGACGGTTGGATCAGCGCCTTCGAGTTACCCGAAGACCCCTCCCTCAGCACGCCGGTCAAACCTGAGATTCAGATTCAGGGTAAATGGAAAAAGACCAAACAGGGCTATAATGTCGAACTGCGAATGCCTCTGGATATGGTTGGCAGTAAGCTAGGGTTTGCGATACACGATGTGAATAATCTCAAGAGCCGCAGACTCGATGCCGTCGTCGGCACATCGGCTATCGATGATGTAGATAAACTCGGCACAGTGCTGGTTCCCTCTCCCGAAATTGAAGGCATCATCAAGGGAATGAGCCATAACAGCTCTCGGATCTGGGTGGTCGATAAACATGGACGCGTATTAGCCAAATCCGGTGATATACGCAACGGTAGCAGTGTTTGGACCCGGACGGTGACAGAGGCGCCGGATCCCTCATTTTGGGGGCAATTTAAGCACAATGTCCTGACCCCTTTTTATTACAAGATATTGACGACGCCTCCTAAAGATTTTATCGACTCACTGCAGGATTCAACTGTATTAGAAGGTAGCCATATCCAGCGAGCACTGTCCGGAAAGCAGGGTTCGACCTGGCGACTAACCCCGGACAACAAGGCCGTGATCCTCGCCGCTGCCAGCCCGATCTGGATCGACGATAAGGTGATGGGTGTGGTGATCTCTGAAGAGACCACCCACGGCATACGCACACTTAGGAACAAGGCCTTAGAGAAACTGTTCAACGTCATATTAACGGTCATGAGCATGGGTACCTTAGCCCTGTTCTTCTTCGCTTCCAGCATCTCGAGCCGTATTCGTAAACTCAGAGATGAAGCCGAACGCGCCATCGACAGCCAGGGACGGATAAGAAACCATATCCAAGGTTCGAAAGTACGTGACGAAATAGGCGATCTCTCCAGAAGTTTCGCCAGTATCGTGAGTCGCTTAGGCCTATATACCCATTACCTTGAGAATATGTCGTCCAGACTATCCCATGAGTTAAGAACGCCTGTCGCCGTGGTTCGCTCATCACTGGAACACTTAGGCTTGCAACAACTGGACAAGGATAGCCGCAAATATGTTGACCGAGCTCAGGAGGGGGTAAGTCGTTTGAGCATGATCCTCAATAATATGAGTGAGGCGACACGATTAGAAGAGAGTCTTTCCAAGGCCGAAATGGACATATTCCCACTGTCGAAAGTGGTAAACGGCTGCATGCAAGGATATCAGCTGACCTATCCCCAGCAGGAATTTATCCTCTCCATCCCCGATGAACCATTAAATATGAGTGGGGTTCCCGAATATATCGCCCAACTGATGGATAAACTGATTGCCAACGCACTTGAATTTAGTCTTCCGGGTACGGCGATTACGGTTTCACTCGAAGTTAAACAGAGGCAGGCGGAGCTTAGCATCAGTAATTTCGGGCCTGAGTTGCCCGATAAAATGAGCGAGCAGATCTTTGAATCTATGGTCTCTGTGCGGGCGCAAAAAGCACAAGACAAGCCACATCTTGGTTTAGGTCTGTATATCGCAAGGCTAATCACAGAGTTCCATCAGGGCAGTATTGTGGCTACAAATATTTCGACGAGTAGCGAGTCGATAAAAGACAATGAACCGAGTCGTGTTCAAGACCCTGGCCACTCTGGTGTCACCATCTGTGTCACCCTACCGCTTTGCAAAGAGTAACTAACTTTCTGAATGTGATTAAGCTGATAGATGAATGAGCAGTTAACTTGAACTTCCATTTAGCCGTTTAGATGTTAAGATGGCTAAACAACAATTCAATCCTCTTCGGTTGTGGACAGTACCTTATGAAAAAAGAGACACAGATAATCAGTACCGGTCGAGATAAAAAATGGACCAAAGGCGTCATTAATCCTCCTGTATTTCGAGCTTCGACCATGGTTTTCGACACTATGGATGAGATGCGTTTCGCCATCAAGAACCGGGCCAATGGAGAGATGTTCTATGGCAGACGCGGCGGGCCGACCCACTTTGCTTTTCAGGCCGCCATCGCCGAACTTGAGGGTGGTGTAGGGACCGCACTATATCCGTCGGGATCGGCCGCCATCAGCGGTGCCCTGCTCTCATTTTTAAAAGCCGGCGATCACCTGCTAATGGTCGATAGCGCCTATGAACCCACCCGGGATCTGTGCAATAAATTGCTTGCGGGGTTCGGTATCGAGACCACCTACTACGATCCTATGATTGGTGCCGGCATTAGCGAACTCATCAGGCCAAACACTAAGGTGTTGTTTCTCGAATCTCCAGGCTCCATCACCATGGAAGTTCAGGATGTACCCACACTGAGTGAAATTGCTCACAAGCACGATATCGTCGTCATGCTGGATAACACCTGGGCTTCCCCCATTAACTCGCGACCCTTCGACATGGGCGTCGATATCTCAATTCAGGCCGCCACTAAATATATTGTCGGACATTCGGATGTCATGATGGGTACCGCGACATCCAATGAAGCTCACTGGGATCAACTGAGAGAAAATAGTTACCTGATGGGGCAATGCACCTCACCCGATGATGTCTACCTGGCTAATCGGGGTCTGAGAACATTAGGTGTGCGTATGCAGCAACATGAGCAGAATGCGCTTAAAGTTGCCAACTGGTTAGCCACTCGTCCCGAGGTCGATCATATAAGGCATCCGGCATTCGACACCTGTCCCGGCCATCAGTTTTTTAAACGCGATTTCAGCGCCTCGAATGGCCTGTTCTCCTTTGTGCTCAAAGAGGGCGACCTGAACTCAGTCACTGCACTGGTCGAAAATATGCACCACTTCAAGATGGGCTTCTCCTGGGGTGGATTTGAGAGCCTGATCTTAGGGGTATTTGGCATCGATAAGTTAAGAACCGCCACCAAATGGGATAGCAGTAAACCTCTGATACGTCTGCATATCGGGCTGGAAAACCCCGACGATCTTATTGCCGATCTGGAAGCAGGATTCGAGCGGTTCAATGCCGCTCTCAATAAGCGATAGACATGAGACGATAGGCATTGAGTGCCTTTAAAAAAGTTCTGTATCAAAAAACCGCCTGACAGGCGTTTTTTTTACGAATGAAATTTAGGTGACAGTGATACTTGAATCTGGAAGTTAACTATTTGGCCGATAAATAACGGGCTGACC
This window harbors:
- the pdsO gene encoding sortase-associated OmpA-like protein PdsO yields the protein MKKQIIAAMVVSSLTLSNVSYASDTSEERQHHEELIGLSSGIVLGAVVAGPVGAIIGAFTGTIIGKSVGDESELYSQQAQLAMQESKMNQLSDENRSLMAISNRYDSAQHELAQLKAEDQQKLAELSLGLNVQFKTGSSELVPHFKLQLDEVAYAMSLSPELRLDLTGYADRRGDSTYNQALSEQRVAEVKTYLVNQGIDESRLDFRAYGASAPMTEEQSFENDFFDRRVTVKLLSTGSALTANN
- the pdsR gene encoding proteobacterial dedicated sortase system response regulator, coding for MKRIAIVEDEAAIRENYKEVLQQQGYSVQAYPNRPTAMQAFCTRLPDLAIIDIGLEDEIDGGFTLCQSLRALSSNLPIIFLTARDSDFDTVCGLRLGADDYLSKDVSFPHLIARLAALFRRSDLQDAAQSDDNLLERDALTIDANRMQVYWNNVPIELTVTEFWMVHALAKRPGHVKNRQELMQEAKIFVDDSTITSHVKRIRKKFVAQDEKFDCIDTVYGMGYRWDPQG
- the pdsS gene encoding proteobacterial dedicated sortase system histidine kinase, translated to MFNLPVGLRTKVAVLSLFLLCLPWLGYQYVWEMEKYLRHGQEKTLEGTTQALATALHERPKLFDSQASFLTQVQQGRDLYAYPLAGPIQLDGKLSDWAPYRHKSIEYGKNHQIFKADPNTPLTVSFTHMVGKYSGYLYSFFEVTDPNVVYRGKNTLRIDQNDHLTIATLAPDGVFKRYIISTIKDGWISAFELPEDPSLSTPVKPEIQIQGKWKKTKQGYNVELRMPLDMVGSKLGFAIHDVNNLKSRRLDAVVGTSAIDDVDKLGTVLVPSPEIEGIIKGMSHNSSRIWVVDKHGRVLAKSGDIRNGSSVWTRTVTEAPDPSFWGQFKHNVLTPFYYKILTTPPKDFIDSLQDSTVLEGSHIQRALSGKQGSTWRLTPDNKAVILAAASPIWIDDKVMGVVISEETTHGIRTLRNKALEKLFNVILTVMSMGTLALFFFASSISSRIRKLRDEAERAIDSQGRIRNHIQGSKVRDEIGDLSRSFASIVSRLGLYTHYLENMSSRLSHELRTPVAVVRSSLEHLGLQQLDKDSRKYVDRAQEGVSRLSMILNNMSEATRLEESLSKAEMDIFPLSKVVNGCMQGYQLTYPQQEFILSIPDEPLNMSGVPEYIAQLMDKLIANALEFSLPGTAITVSLEVKQRQAELSISNFGPELPDKMSEQIFESMVSVRAQKAQDKPHLGLGLYIARLITEFHQGSIVATNISTSSESIKDNEPSRVQDPGHSGVTICVTLPLCKE
- a CDS encoding cystathionine beta-lyase, which produces MKKETQIISTGRDKKWTKGVINPPVFRASTMVFDTMDEMRFAIKNRANGEMFYGRRGGPTHFAFQAAIAELEGGVGTALYPSGSAAISGALLSFLKAGDHLLMVDSAYEPTRDLCNKLLAGFGIETTYYDPMIGAGISELIRPNTKVLFLESPGSITMEVQDVPTLSEIAHKHDIVVMLDNTWASPINSRPFDMGVDISIQAATKYIVGHSDVMMGTATSNEAHWDQLRENSYLMGQCTSPDDVYLANRGLRTLGVRMQQHEQNALKVANWLATRPEVDHIRHPAFDTCPGHQFFKRDFSASNGLFSFVLKEGDLNSVTALVENMHHFKMGFSWGGFESLILGVFGIDKLRTATKWDSSKPLIRLHIGLENPDDLIADLEAGFERFNAALNKR